The genome window TCACGTCGATATACTTAACCATTACTTCACTCCTGTTCAAAGATTTCTTCTGCTAATGCTTGATATACTACGGCGAGAATACTTGCGACCGCGCCGTCTACTGGGGGTTGGCTGGGTCGATTGCGTTTGGATCAGTCTGCGGCTGTTCGAACAGCGCGCCGACGCGCTGGGGAAGGTTCGAGCTGCCGAGATTGGCGGCACCGCCCTGCATCCTGTCAGCCGTATTTTTAAAGAGGTCCAAAATGCTCATAATGCTTATTTTCCTTTAGTCAGTTTGGCCGAGGACGAAGTTGGCAACGGCGAGGGCGAGCGGCGCGAGACCCAGAATGATCAGTGCGGTTTGCATTGCTTTTTTGCTCCTAAGAATGCGTTGAGTTGAGGGGAGTGTTATTATGCGTCCGGGCCTGCCGTAGCCGGGAGGTTTGCGCGCCAATGCATAAGCTTCTCTTCCGGCCAAGCTGAAGAGCGAGGTCCAATCTTCACCGGAGCTGGGAATTTGCCGCTCTTTACAAGCCGCCAAAGCGTTGGCTCTGTCAGACCAGAAAACGCGAGCACGTCGCGGACGCGGAGCAAGCGGGGGAGGGTGTCAATATTTGCCATGTTTGAGTGTCCTTTGAGTTGTCGGGTAGGAGGTTTTTCGCCCCTCCAATGACAATCAATTTACCTCACCCACTGTCGAAAAATCTACATTTTGTGCTTTTTAACCAAACGAGATACGAAATGTAGTATCTCGTTAAAATTCAAAGACTTACGGGAAGGGGGTCGAAAGCTTTTATCTCGCATACTAGACAAAAGGAAAATAATTCTTTGTGTTTTCAATTGGTTAAGCGAAAATCGCTCGTTACCGCCCTACTTCACAGCCTAAATTATTCGGCGTGGGTGGCGCTCCGAATGTTGGTGCTTTTGTTGGTATCTGTCAGGTCTTATGCTAATAATATTAAGGAAAAACAATATGTTAGTCCGATAATGCGGCTCCGGTAGGGGCACCACTAGCAGGGCAAAACCCCATATTTCTCGTTGTTCGCGGAAGTTCAGTAGTCGTTGACGCGTGGCGTGCAGTTGGTGAACACCTTGGCGCCAAAGTCGCTTGGCCGATCACAGAATACCAGCGGGCTAACGTTGCCAGATGAAGTGCAGCCGGGCAAAATCGTCAACAGGGCTGCCAAAAGCATCGCAATACGTGTCATGTGTTCAACCCTTTCAGACAGGATTCGCAACGGCTGAGGTCGTCAGTATTTGTGACCGAGCCGCGGGGTGCAGTGGGTGGTGACTGTGGATTTGAAGGAGCCGGGGGTGTCGCAGAACACCAGCGGACTGACGTTGCCTGAAGAAGCACAGCCAGTGAAAATCATCAAAACCGTTGCCATAAGCAGCGCGATACGCATCATGTATTCGCCCTCCGGTTCAGCGATGACGCCGGGTCGTCAATGACGATAGACGCAGGATAGCCTATCACACCGCGACGCTTCGGCGAAATTTTCAGAAAAACCTGCTGGAGATACTCCTACTTTCGCCGTGTCAGATCGCGCAGGCGTTCGCGGACGAGACGGGCGAAATTCTGTGTCCGGCGATAGAGATGCAGCTGCGATGCGGCTTGCCGCGTGGCGCGGTCCGCGGTCGGCGTCAAACCGATCACCAATGTTCCGATGGACTCGCGCTCCTGAAAGAGACGCGAGGCGACCGGGTGGTCCGGCACGGCGCAGGAGTCGGTGCGCTCGATGTTCGGATCATCACGATGGTTCTTGAGCATCTCGATCATCAGAAGAACGCCGGGCGAGTAGGCGGCAAGGCTCTCGTCGTAAGCAGTCTTCCAGGTCCATGCCTCGCCGGCTTCAACGAAGACGACCAGCACGGCGATCACCTTGCCGTCGAGTTCGAGCGTGTGGATGCGTGCCAGATCACGGGCGGCAAGGTTGTTGACCGCCTCGCGGGCAAAGGCAGCGCGGAAGCGGTCGACAGCCATCGCCGAGCCACGCTGGCCCTTCCAGCCGCTGGCTTCGAGGGCAAGGAAATCCTCGAGCCGCAGGCG of Phyllobacterium zundukense contains these proteins:
- a CDS encoding helix-turn-helix transcriptional regulator, yielding MANIDTLPRLLRVRDVLAFSGLTEPTLWRLVKSGKFPAPVKIGPRSSAWPEEKLMHWRANLPATAGPDA